From a region of the Vidua macroura isolate BioBank_ID:100142 chromosome 3, ASM2450914v1, whole genome shotgun sequence genome:
- the NUP43 gene encoding nucleoporin Nup43, which produces MEDVSAKFVSQKISRTRWRPLPAASLQPPDLFATGSWDNEDNRISIWSAGDLGNAGLNGEYHGEPNLLCDIQHNGDVMDMQFLDQERIVVASSTGTVTIFRHHRNNQTLSADHRWEKAHYHVDQDTACGGAACTGVVCNNPEIVTVGEDGRINLFRADQKDAVRTIDNADSSTLHAVTFLRTTEILTVNSIGQLKIWDLRQQRNEPSQIFSLAGDRVPLHCVDRHPNQQHIVATGGQDGMLSIWDIRQGTMPVSLLNAHEAEMWEVHFHPSDPDHLFTCSEDGSLWHWDTSTNVSEKPSFLHQGGRSTAYLSHSTINQSVVSAWLSSDPTKDRMEITNLIPNQTLSVNSLDVLGPCLVYGTDAEAIYVNRQLFA; this is translated from the exons aTGGAGGACGTGAGCGCCAAGTTCGTGTCGCAGAAGATCAGCCGGACGCGCTGGCGGCCCCTGCCCGCCGCCTCGCTCCAGCCCCCCGACCTCTTCGCCACCGGCTCCTGGGACAACGAG GATAACAGGATCTCCATTTGGTCTGCTGGCGACCTTGGAAATGCGGGCCTCAATGGTGAATATCATGGAGAACCTAATTTGCTGTGTGACATCCAGCACAACGGTGATGTTATGGATATGCAG TTTTTGGATCAAGAGAGAATCGTGGTTGCCTCATCAACAGGAACTGTAACTATATTCCGTCATCATCGAAATAACCAG ACATTATCTGCTGACCACCGGTGGGAGAAAGCCCATTATCATGTGGATCAAGACACAGCTTGTGGTGGAGCAGCCTGTACAGGAGTCGTCTGCAACAACCCAGAAATTGTCACCGTTGGAGAAGATGGTAGAATAAATCTCTTCAGGGCTGATCAAAAAGATGCAGTAAGAACTATAG ACAATGCAGACAGCAGTACACTCCATGCAGTGACTTTCCTTCGCACAACTGAGATCTTGACAGTAAACTCAATTGGACAGCTAAAAATATGGGACCTCAGACAGCAAAGAAATGAGCcatctcaaatattttcttt gGCAGGTGACAGAGTTCCACTGCACTGTGTGGATAGGCATCCCAATCAGCAGCATATTGTGGCCACAGGGGGCCAGGATGGAATGCTGAGTATATGGGACATCAGGCAGGGTACTATGCCAGTGTCCCTGCTAAATGCTCACGAAGCAGAAA TGTGGGAAGTTCACTTCCATCCCTCTGACCCTGATCATTTATTCACGTGTTCTGAAGATGGATCTCTTTGGCACTGGGATACTTCCACAAATGTATCTGAAAAACCATCTTTTCTTCATCAAG GAGGAAGAAGCACTGCCTATCTTTCCCACAGTACCATTAACCAGTCTGTAGTAAGTGCCTGGCTAAGCAGTGATCCGACCAAAGACCGCATGGAAATCACCAACCTGATTCCAAATCAGACTTTGTCTGTGAATAGTTTAGACGTTCTAGGACCATGCCTGGTATACGGTACTGACGCGGAGGCTATTTATGTGAACAGACAACTGTTTGCATGA